In Thalassotalea sp. Sam97, a single window of DNA contains:
- a CDS encoding PH domain-containing protein — protein MSEFSNNQINSSQLSSLQQLDFQPLAIAYPPLHRKVSLYTTLLFVAVCAIIINQPWLTLPSKLLRLVEIALYISAVVGLLTTLYRHIADPKKGYALREQDLSYQSGLVFRSVVTQPILRIQHVEIKRGPLERQAGLANLQVFSAGGAAYTFEIPGLSIQTAENIRQYILSHKDLGLHG, from the coding sequence ATGTCAGAGTTTTCAAACAACCAGATCAACAGCTCACAGCTAAGCTCTTTGCAACAGCTAGACTTTCAACCACTGGCCATAGCTTATCCACCTCTGCATCGCAAAGTCAGCCTCTATACGACGCTATTATTCGTGGCTGTATGCGCCATAATAATCAATCAACCTTGGCTAACCTTACCAAGCAAACTATTGCGCCTTGTAGAAATTGCGCTCTATATTAGTGCGGTTGTTGGCCTGCTAACCACTCTGTATCGTCATATAGCTGACCCGAAAAAAGGCTATGCCTTGCGAGAACAAGATTTAAGTTACCAAAGTGGCCTTGTATTTCGCTCGGTTGTAACTCAACCAATTTTGCGAATTCAACATGTCGAAATAAAACGGGGTCCACTTGAGCGTCAAGCGGGGCTTGCTAACTTACAAGTTTTTAGTGCCGGTGGTGCGGCTTACACCTTTGAAATACCGGGCTTATCTATTCAAACTGCAGAAAATATTCGCCAGTACATTCTCTCGCACAAGGACTTAGGCTTGCATGGATAA
- the glgX gene encoding glycogen debranching protein GlgX, producing MQVLPGHQYPLGAHYDGQGTNFALFSANATKVELCLFDQQTESEIARIELCEYTDEVWHIYLPTVKPGCLYGYRVHGPYAPHQGHRFNSAKLLIDPYAKKLNRPFSFDDTLYGFDTQSRQQDLLIDDTDNAAVMPKCVVVEPLQPIKHHRYSRYTSNSQTIIYETHVKGFTKLNKEVPLQQRGTYSGLAHASVLQYLQNLGISAVELLPVHAFADESFVLEKGLKNYWGYNSIAFFAPEVRYSTDNDIGEFQRMVATMHEAGLEVILDVVYNHTAEGNHLGPTYSFKGIDNASYYLLDHEDKRYYVNHSGCGNTLNIAHPRVLQMVMDSLRYWVEVMGVDGFRFDLAPILGRKNRHDSDAFDRQSSFFTALRQDPVLANVRLIAEPWDIGHGGYQLGQFPGNWLEWNDRFRDAVRRFWRGDEGMVPELARRLHGSADLFEHHGRRPYASVNMVTSHDGYTLHDLVTYEQRHNHANGEANRDGHGSNFSCNYGAEGETSDLRTLQVRRQQKRNILATLFFAQGTPMLLAGDERNHTQQGNNNAYCQDNEMTWLTWHKEDLQQVEFVRQLIDLRKQHPLLNRLHYQHGRQISTRTGLKDLSWFNCHGEPMDESNWHNKALKSFAMMLADTEHEPLVDDGLLIIFNAHSHVTQFQLPHLLGSWSQIIDTANEQAPFLRRQISDTLLTIAPHSTHVLSYSHTGQ from the coding sequence ATGCAAGTACTTCCTGGACATCAATACCCTCTTGGAGCACATTATGATGGCCAAGGTACCAATTTTGCGCTGTTTTCTGCCAACGCCACAAAAGTGGAACTGTGTTTGTTTGATCAGCAAACCGAGAGTGAAATTGCGCGGATAGAGCTTTGTGAATATACCGATGAGGTATGGCATATCTATCTGCCAACTGTTAAGCCGGGATGCTTATATGGCTACCGAGTTCATGGCCCTTATGCGCCACATCAAGGCCATCGTTTTAATTCAGCAAAATTGCTAATAGACCCATACGCTAAAAAGCTTAATCGGCCATTCAGCTTCGACGACACCCTCTATGGTTTTGATACTCAATCAAGGCAGCAAGACTTACTGATCGATGATACCGACAATGCCGCGGTGATGCCTAAGTGCGTGGTGGTGGAGCCTTTACAGCCTATCAAGCACCACAGATATTCACGTTATACAAGCAACAGTCAAACCATTATTTATGAAACTCATGTTAAAGGATTTACCAAGCTTAACAAAGAGGTGCCGTTGCAACAACGTGGTACTTACAGCGGTTTGGCGCACGCGAGTGTGTTGCAATACCTGCAAAACTTGGGGATTAGTGCGGTAGAGTTACTGCCTGTGCATGCGTTTGCCGATGAATCTTTTGTCTTAGAAAAAGGCTTAAAAAATTATTGGGGCTATAACTCAATCGCTTTTTTTGCACCTGAGGTGCGCTATAGCACAGATAACGATATTGGCGAATTTCAGCGCATGGTTGCAACCATGCACGAAGCTGGGCTCGAAGTGATTCTTGACGTGGTATATAACCACACGGCTGAAGGAAACCATTTAGGGCCGACCTATAGCTTTAAAGGCATCGATAACGCTAGCTATTATCTACTTGATCATGAAGATAAGCGTTATTATGTCAACCACTCTGGTTGCGGTAACACCCTTAATATTGCTCATCCTAGGGTATTACAAATGGTGATGGACAGTTTAAGGTACTGGGTGGAAGTCATGGGGGTTGATGGCTTTCGTTTTGATTTAGCGCCTATTTTAGGTCGTAAAAACCGCCACGATAGTGATGCCTTTGATCGACAAAGTAGCTTTTTTACAGCTTTAAGGCAAGACCCTGTTTTGGCCAACGTACGCTTAATCGCCGAACCATGGGATATAGGCCATGGTGGTTACCAACTTGGCCAGTTCCCAGGGAATTGGCTGGAGTGGAATGATCGATTTCGCGATGCCGTGCGACGCTTTTGGCGTGGTGATGAAGGAATGGTGCCAGAGCTTGCACGTCGCTTACACGGCAGTGCTGATTTATTTGAGCATCATGGACGTCGCCCTTATGCTAGCGTCAATATGGTAACGAGCCATGATGGCTACACATTACATGATTTAGTGACCTATGAGCAGCGTCATAATCATGCCAATGGCGAAGCAAACCGAGATGGTCACGGTAGTAATTTCAGCTGTAATTATGGTGCTGAAGGAGAGACCTCTGATTTACGTACTCTACAAGTGCGACGACAACAAAAGCGCAATATTCTCGCAACGTTGTTTTTCGCGCAAGGTACGCCGATGTTGTTAGCGGGCGATGAACGTAATCATACTCAACAAGGCAATAATAACGCTTACTGTCAAGATAATGAGATGACTTGGCTAACATGGCATAAGGAGGATCTGCAGCAAGTTGAGTTTGTTAGGCAATTGATTGATTTGCGTAAGCAGCACCCATTATTAAATCGCTTGCACTATCAACATGGGCGGCAGATATCGACTAGGACGGGTTTAAAAGATCTAAGCTGGTTTAATTGTCATGGTGAACCGATGGACGAGAGCAATTGGCACAATAAGGCGTTGAAAAGCTTTGCGATGATGTTAGCAGATACTGAACATGAACCGTTGGTTGATGATGGCTTGCTGATTATTTTTAATGCGCACAGCCACGTAACCCAATTTCAGTTGCCTCATTTATTGGGGAGCTGGTCACAAATTATTGACACGGCTAACGAGCAAGCCCCTTTTTTACGCAGGCAAATTAGCGATACCCTGCTAACGATAGCTCCACATAGCACTCATGTGCTGAGTTACAGTCACACGGGACAATAG
- a CDS encoding glycogen/starch/alpha-glucan phosphorylase gives MGTTTTQTLSSQQFKNKILHHLNFTCSQSDYHSNPSALQRAVCLAVNEVIYEKLTATNSYHQQHKTRSINYLSLEYLMGRMLSNNLHNLDLFYIAEQAVAELGFQLEDLFEQGHDLALGNGGLGRLAACFLDSLATMDFSAFGYGIHYQHGLFKQQFHQGRQIETPDEWREYGNAWEVCRPEAQQTIGLFGSVETLIGNDGKEKKVWHPGQTIKGVAWDIPIVGYRSKTVNTLRLWESRASSFFDWDEFNSGAYQDAHAAQNAAETISKVLYPNDETPAGKELRFIQQYFFCACSIKDIIHRYQQMHGDDWSFFADKMVIQLNDTHPTIAIIELMRILIDEQGFTWHEAFALCRQCFAYTNHTLLPEALEAWSLSMFERVLPRHLEILYATNEYFLNEEVATKWPNDLQVRRKLSLIDEGEEKMVRMAHLCVVASFKVNGVAQIHSDLVKSDLFPEFNALYPEKLTNVTNGVTPRRWLKACNPALSQLLDDKVSVDWAKNLDQLQKIAEFAEDMDFQRQFMAIKYHNKQKLAQEILKTTGIEVDANAIFDVQIKRLHEYKRQHLNLLHILLLYRRLLADSDFDMHPRVYIFGAKAAPGYYLAKEIIYAINKVAEKINSDERINGKLKVVFMPNYRVSLAEKIIPAADVSEQISTAGKEASGTGNMKLALNGAITIGTLDGANVEIAEEVGADNIFIFGNSVEQVKALEADYNPYHFYETNKELKAVLDWLHSDYFTPGAAGQLSAISYSLLEGGDPYRVLADFADYCRANAELDLAYKDKSRWAKMAILNTAKMGKFTSDRSIRDYVDNIWRLSAMS, from the coding sequence ATGGGAACCACAACGACACAGACGTTAAGTTCGCAGCAGTTTAAAAACAAAATATTGCATCACTTAAATTTTACGTGTTCGCAGTCGGATTACCACAGTAATCCTAGCGCTTTACAGCGTGCCGTTTGCTTAGCTGTTAATGAAGTGATTTATGAAAAATTAACTGCCACCAATTCGTACCATCAACAACACAAAACGCGCTCGATAAATTATCTCTCACTAGAGTATTTAATGGGTCGTATGCTGTCGAACAATCTTCATAATTTGGATCTATTTTATATTGCAGAGCAAGCGGTTGCTGAGTTGGGTTTTCAACTTGAAGATTTGTTTGAGCAAGGGCATGACTTAGCTCTTGGCAATGGTGGTTTAGGCCGTTTAGCGGCTTGTTTTCTTGATTCATTAGCGACTATGGATTTCAGCGCTTTTGGCTATGGTATTCATTATCAGCATGGCTTGTTTAAGCAACAGTTTCACCAAGGCAGGCAAATTGAAACGCCAGACGAATGGCGTGAGTATGGCAATGCTTGGGAGGTCTGCCGGCCTGAAGCACAGCAAACTATAGGCTTATTTGGTAGTGTTGAAACCTTGATTGGTAATGACGGCAAAGAAAAAAAAGTCTGGCACCCAGGACAAACCATTAAAGGTGTTGCATGGGATATTCCTATTGTTGGTTATCGCTCAAAAACGGTAAACACCTTGCGCTTGTGGGAGTCGCGAGCTTCAAGTTTTTTTGACTGGGATGAGTTTAACTCTGGTGCTTACCAAGATGCACATGCTGCACAAAATGCGGCGGAAACCATATCAAAAGTTTTGTACCCAAATGATGAAACGCCAGCAGGTAAGGAGCTGCGCTTTATTCAACAGTACTTTTTCTGTGCCTGTTCCATCAAAGATATCATTCATCGTTACCAACAAATGCATGGTGATGATTGGTCATTTTTTGCCGATAAAATGGTCATTCAGCTTAATGATACTCACCCAACCATCGCTATTATTGAACTCATGCGCATTCTTATCGATGAACAAGGCTTTACATGGCATGAAGCGTTTGCGTTGTGCCGACAATGTTTTGCTTATACCAACCATACTCTATTGCCTGAAGCGCTAGAAGCATGGTCGTTAAGCATGTTTGAGCGTGTGCTACCTCGACATTTAGAAATTTTATATGCCACCAACGAATACTTCCTGAACGAAGAGGTGGCGACTAAGTGGCCTAATGATTTACAAGTTCGTCGTAAATTATCGTTAATTGATGAGGGTGAAGAAAAAATGGTGCGTATGGCGCATTTGTGTGTCGTGGCATCATTTAAAGTGAATGGGGTGGCGCAAATTCATTCAGATTTAGTGAAAAGTGATTTGTTTCCCGAATTCAACGCGTTATACCCTGAAAAGCTTACTAATGTGACTAATGGGGTTACGCCTCGGCGTTGGCTGAAAGCCTGTAACCCAGCGTTATCGCAGTTACTTGATGATAAAGTCAGTGTCGATTGGGCAAAAAATCTCGATCAGTTGCAAAAAATTGCAGAGTTTGCCGAAGATATGGATTTCCAACGACAGTTTATGGCGATTAAATATCATAATAAGCAAAAACTGGCGCAAGAGATTTTAAAAACAACCGGTATTGAAGTCGATGCTAACGCAATTTTTGATGTACAAATAAAACGCTTACACGAGTACAAGCGACAGCACCTCAATTTATTGCATATTTTATTGTTATATAGAAGGTTACTTGCTGATAGTGACTTTGATATGCATCCTCGTGTTTATATTTTTGGTGCTAAAGCTGCCCCTGGCTACTACTTAGCGAAAGAAATTATTTATGCCATTAACAAAGTCGCTGAAAAGATAAATAGCGATGAACGTATTAATGGCAAGCTGAAAGTCGTTTTTATGCCAAATTATCGCGTATCTCTTGCTGAAAAAATTATTCCCGCAGCGGATGTATCAGAGCAAATATCTACTGCTGGTAAAGAGGCTTCTGGTACGGGGAACATGAAATTAGCACTAAATGGCGCGATTACCATTGGTACCCTTGATGGCGCGAATGTGGAAATTGCTGAAGAAGTAGGTGCTGATAATATCTTTATATTTGGCAATAGTGTTGAGCAAGTTAAAGCATTAGAAGCAGATTACAATCCATACCATTTTTACGAAACCAATAAAGAATTAAAAGCGGTATTAGATTGGTTGCATAGCGATTATTTTACACCGGGAGCAGCAGGCCAATTATCCGCTATTTCGTACAGCTTGCTTGAAGGTGGCGATCCTTATCGAGTGCTGGCCGATTTTGCTGATTATTGTCGAGCCAATGCTGAACTTGATTTGGCTTATAAAGATAAGAGTCGTTGGGCAAAAATGGCTATTCTTAACACCGCTAAGATGGGCAAATTCACCTCAGATCGGTCGATACGAGATTATGTCGACAATATTTGGCGATTGTCAGCGATGAGCTAG
- a CDS encoding fused MFS/spermidine synthase — MSKERSNWHNLFIYLLAFSSGFSIMGIELLGGRILAPYFGSSVHVWGSIITVFMLALSLGYLLGGRWSLHQPSLKKYGVIFIAAGLTLLPLILAATTMLEWVFTYFDDARYGSLIASLLLFFIPTVILGMISPYSVRLLVTNEHESGHVAGILYFVSTLGSALGTLATSFYLVLWFEVNTILVTFCTLLACIGLLAVLVSFWESKYAKVALQA; from the coding sequence ATGTCGAAAGAGCGTTCAAATTGGCACAACCTATTTATTTATCTACTGGCCTTTAGCAGTGGCTTTTCTATTATGGGCATCGAGTTGTTGGGGGGTCGTATTCTTGCGCCTTACTTTGGTTCAAGCGTGCATGTTTGGGGCAGTATCATCACTGTATTCATGTTAGCGCTATCATTGGGTTATTTACTTGGTGGTCGTTGGTCTTTACATCAACCGTCATTGAAAAAGTATGGCGTTATTTTTATCGCGGCTGGATTAACGTTGTTGCCGTTAATACTCGCAGCGACAACGATGTTAGAGTGGGTGTTTACTTACTTTGATGATGCTCGCTACGGCTCGTTAATTGCGTCTTTGCTATTGTTTTTTATTCCGACGGTGATCCTCGGCATGATTTCCCCTTACTCGGTACGTTTGTTGGTGACTAATGAGCACGAAAGTGGTCATGTAGCGGGTATCCTTTATTTTGTGTCAACATTAGGTTCAGCTCTGGGCACCTTAGCGACATCGTTTTACTTAGTCTTATGGTTTGAAGTGAATACCATTTTGGTGACCTTTTGTACGCTATTGGCGTGTATTGGTCTTCTAGCGGTATTGGTCAGTTTTTGGGAGAGCAAATATGCCAAAGTTGCTTTGCAAGCATAA
- the malQ gene encoding 4-alpha-glucanotransferase: protein MTALHMLAQQVGFHLGYHGFFNNWVTVNDDALTALLTAMGYDVSSPQAMLDATQALQYQSWLRLLPASQIINEEDEKYQVTVSVKASDLSEWLSWRFDLETGQVMTGRCDAQQLSVIEQRHIDNELYLRLTLPLPKIDQGYHRLSVALGKQQAQCYVIVAPKMCLVPSDIADYRMWGLAVQLYSLKSQQSWGIGDFGDLRRLVNGAASQGIAAIGLNPLHPLFPANPNHISPYSPSSRSFYNVSYIDVCSVDNFSDCQAAQQLVHSEEFQQHLARANQAQLVDYSYAAHLKQQVLELLYQDFVDNWQDSDFAMAYRDFICTIGDDLLALATFDALHEHFQQQDGGAHSWQSWPLEYQDYHSASVLEFQQQHIERIGYFQFLQFIAERQLAKVAKDAKQHGMPIGLYLDLAVGCDGGGADVWADKHSYVAGVSIGAPPDAMNRLGQSWGLTPMNPVTLQEQGYQPLVKALRSNMRHAGALRIDHILGLLRQYWVAPGMAADQGVYISFPVDDIFRIIALESHRNRCVVVGEDLGNIPDGFRAVMAKAGLLSYRVLPFERWPSGLFFRPEIYPELAMATVATHDLPPLLGWWHGNDLDWRQKLNLYPNQGIADEERHNRTQAKQQLLAALEFEGLLLTTEDKQATRSISQQCLVEAVQRFLARTPSAMLMVPLEDALNLTEQVNIPGTVDEHPNWRRRMPYKLDELWSQQSLQQLIKIMTQERPKSST from the coding sequence ATGACAGCACTGCATATGCTTGCCCAACAAGTCGGTTTTCACCTAGGTTACCACGGTTTTTTTAATAATTGGGTGACGGTCAATGATGACGCATTAACAGCGTTGCTAACAGCCATGGGCTACGATGTTAGTAGTCCGCAGGCGATGCTGGATGCTACACAAGCGCTTCAATATCAGTCTTGGCTTAGGTTATTACCAGCGAGTCAGATTATTAATGAAGAAGACGAAAAATATCAGGTAACGGTGAGTGTAAAAGCGAGTGATTTATCTGAATGGTTGAGCTGGCGCTTTGATTTAGAAACTGGTCAAGTAATGACGGGACGTTGTGATGCACAGCAGCTTTCCGTTATTGAGCAACGTCACATTGATAATGAGCTTTATCTGCGGTTAACGTTACCGTTACCGAAAATAGACCAAGGGTATCATCGGTTATCGGTTGCCTTAGGTAAGCAACAAGCACAATGTTATGTCATTGTAGCCCCAAAAATGTGCTTAGTGCCGAGTGATATTGCTGACTATCGGATGTGGGGCTTGGCGGTACAGCTATATTCTTTGAAATCACAGCAAAGTTGGGGGATCGGTGACTTTGGTGATTTGCGCCGCTTGGTTAATGGCGCTGCTAGCCAAGGCATAGCGGCTATTGGCTTAAACCCTCTACATCCTTTGTTTCCGGCAAATCCCAACCATATTAGCCCGTATTCACCAAGCAGTCGCAGTTTTTATAATGTCAGTTATATTGACGTTTGTTCTGTTGATAACTTTAGTGACTGCCAAGCTGCGCAGCAATTGGTTCATTCTGAGGAATTTCAGCAACACTTAGCTCGTGCGAATCAAGCGCAATTGGTTGATTACAGCTATGCCGCACACCTTAAGCAGCAAGTGCTAGAGCTACTGTACCAAGATTTTGTCGATAATTGGCAAGATAGTGACTTTGCGATGGCCTATCGCGATTTTATATGCACCATTGGCGATGATTTGTTGGCGTTAGCGACATTTGATGCATTGCATGAGCATTTTCAGCAACAAGATGGAGGGGCTCATAGTTGGCAATCTTGGCCATTGGAATATCAAGATTATCACAGCGCTTCGGTGCTTGAATTTCAGCAGCAACATATTGAGCGTATTGGCTATTTTCAATTTTTACAATTTATTGCAGAAAGGCAGCTGGCTAAGGTCGCGAAAGATGCTAAACAACATGGCATGCCAATAGGTCTTTATCTGGATTTGGCTGTTGGCTGTGATGGTGGTGGTGCCGATGTGTGGGCTGATAAGCACAGCTATGTTGCTGGAGTTAGTATTGGTGCACCGCCTGATGCGATGAACCGTTTAGGGCAAAGCTGGGGGCTTACACCGATGAACCCAGTTACCTTGCAAGAACAAGGTTACCAACCTTTAGTCAAAGCGCTACGCAGCAATATGCGTCATGCAGGTGCGCTGCGGATTGATCATATTTTAGGGTTGCTACGACAATATTGGGTGGCACCTGGTATGGCAGCCGACCAAGGCGTATATATAAGTTTTCCTGTCGATGATATTTTTCGCATTATTGCTTTAGAGTCACATCGCAATCGGTGTGTGGTTGTTGGTGAAGATTTAGGTAACATACCAGATGGCTTTCGCGCTGTTATGGCTAAAGCTGGCTTATTATCTTATCGTGTATTGCCTTTTGAACGTTGGCCAAGTGGTTTGTTTTTTCGGCCTGAAATATATCCAGAGTTGGCAATGGCGACAGTTGCCACACATGATTTACCACCTTTGTTGGGATGGTGGCATGGTAATGATCTCGATTGGCGACAAAAATTAAATTTGTATCCAAACCAAGGCATAGCAGATGAAGAAAGACACAATCGCACTCAAGCGAAACAGCAGTTGCTGGCGGCGCTAGAATTTGAAGGTTTATTATTAACGACAGAAGATAAACAAGCGACACGTTCAATAAGCCAGCAGTGTTTAGTTGAGGCGGTGCAGCGGTTTTTGGCAAGAACCCCTAGTGCCATGTTGATGGTGCCTCTTGAGGATGCTCTGAACTTAACTGAGCAGGTAAATATTCCAGGTACCGTTGATGAGCACCCTAATTGGCGTCGACGTATGCCGTATAAGCTCGATGAGCTTTGGTCGCAGCAAAGCTTACAGCAGCTAATCAAAATTATGACACAAGAGCGACCTAAATCATCAACTTAG
- a CDS encoding aldo/keto reductase family oxidoreductase gives MGTAKQVQIGHLTLPSSRLVYGCMRINGDGSSQAVAQGKHAIRTAIDAGYNHFDHANIYGGGQCESIFGEVMKESPELRDKLIITSKAGIRFAVESKPDSVKRYDFRKQHLISEVEASLKRLNVDALDLFLLHRPDYLFDPHEVAETFEQLKRQGKVKQFGVSNFKPSQLTMLQSFTQEKLVANQVEINIHNVDAFENGTLDQCFKDNITAMAWCPIATVVYEAWGNTFSETDIARIHQELDRQAQIYNEEKWIVMLAWLMKHPVNICPIIGSTNPQRINAAMRALDIGYSREDWYRLLQARNGEPVA, from the coding sequence ATGGGCACAGCCAAACAAGTTCAAATAGGTCATTTAACATTACCATCATCTCGATTAGTTTACGGTTGCATGCGCATCAATGGTGATGGTTCATCGCAAGCGGTAGCTCAAGGCAAACACGCTATCCGTACAGCAATTGACGCGGGTTATAATCATTTTGATCATGCCAATATTTACGGCGGCGGCCAATGCGAAAGCATTTTTGGTGAGGTTATGAAAGAATCGCCAGAATTGCGCGATAAACTGATTATCACCAGTAAAGCTGGCATTCGTTTTGCCGTGGAAAGTAAACCAGATAGTGTAAAGCGCTATGACTTTCGCAAACAACACTTAATTAGTGAAGTCGAAGCCTCACTCAAGCGACTGAATGTCGATGCGCTGGATCTCTTTTTATTACATCGCCCTGATTATTTGTTTGATCCACACGAAGTCGCAGAAACTTTTGAGCAATTAAAGCGACAAGGGAAAGTAAAACAGTTTGGCGTGAGCAACTTTAAACCATCGCAGCTGACCATGCTGCAATCATTCACCCAAGAAAAATTGGTTGCTAATCAAGTAGAAATCAACATTCACAATGTCGATGCTTTCGAAAATGGCACTCTAGATCAATGCTTTAAGGATAATATCACCGCTATGGCCTGGTGTCCTATCGCAACCGTTGTTTACGAAGCATGGGGAAATACTTTTAGCGAAACAGATATCGCTCGCATCCACCAAGAATTAGATCGTCAGGCCCAAATTTACAACGAAGAAAAATGGATCGTCATGCTTGCATGGTTAATGAAGCACCCTGTTAATATCTGCCCAATTATTGGCTCAACAAACCCACAACGTATTAATGCCGCCATGCGCGCACTTGATATTGGCTACAGCCGAGAAGATTGGTACCGACTGCTACAAGCACGAAATGGCGAACCGGTCGCTTAA
- the glgB gene encoding 1,4-alpha-glucan branching protein GlgB — MQQQIDAIKQAQHDNPFAFLGMHVNKQGYIVINTFQPGAKAVSVVDNKGKAVLNMQKVDASGFFSVVTKSQQRFDYQLDVQFEAANQRFSDPYAFSPVLGDLDIYLFNEGRHKTLYKKLGAHCIEHEGVKGVSFAVWAPNASSVAVVGDFNHWDGRRHLMRKRLDSGIWEIFIPENACSTPVQAGCHYKFEIKDSAGHLLPLKADPYGVQTQYRPDTSSVISAEQAFSWHDRLWMEQRAARHARDAAISIYEVHLGSWQKDEHNEFLNYRELANRLIPYTLDMGFTHIQLMPVSEYPFDGSWGYQPVGLFAPTARFGTPEDFKYFVDACHSAGLGLLIDWVPGHFPVDSHGLAKFDGTCLYEHEDMRKGFHPDWNTLIYNYGRTEVANFLRASALHWLDTYHVDGIRVDAVASMLYLDYSREDGEWLPNEHGGNENLEAVAFIKAFNEELYADYPGAFSVAEESTSWPSVSRPTSMGGLGFGYKWNMGWMNDTLQYISRDPIHRQHHHNEISFGLVYAFDENFILPISHDEVVHGKGSILGRMPGDEWQRFANLRAYYGFMWTHPGKKLLFMGSEFAQQAEWNFEHSLDWHLLEYDNHKGIQQLVKDLNKLYKSIPALHQKDCEHDGFQWIDYENSSQSIFSYIRYGEAGTNPVLVVCNFTPTVHHQFRIGTPLAGFAKEVFNSDASLYGGSNVGNVYGCASQYIASHGFEHSFEISIPPLATLVFEIQS; from the coding sequence GTGCAGCAACAAATTGATGCCATTAAACAAGCTCAGCACGACAACCCGTTTGCATTTCTTGGCATGCATGTAAATAAACAAGGCTATATTGTCATTAACACCTTTCAACCAGGGGCTAAAGCGGTATCGGTGGTCGATAATAAAGGCAAGGCAGTGCTTAACATGCAGAAAGTTGATGCCAGTGGCTTTTTTTCTGTGGTCACCAAAAGCCAGCAACGTTTTGATTATCAACTAGATGTACAGTTCGAAGCTGCTAATCAGCGCTTTAGTGATCCATACGCTTTTTCGCCGGTATTAGGTGACTTAGATATTTATCTATTTAATGAAGGTCGACATAAAACACTGTACAAAAAACTTGGTGCGCATTGTATTGAGCATGAGGGCGTTAAAGGGGTTAGTTTTGCTGTTTGGGCTCCTAATGCTAGCAGTGTTGCCGTGGTCGGTGACTTTAATCATTGGGATGGCCGTCGCCACTTAATGCGCAAGCGCCTTGATAGTGGCATTTGGGAGATTTTCATTCCTGAAAATGCCTGCAGCACCCCGGTTCAAGCAGGTTGTCATTACAAGTTTGAAATAAAAGACAGTGCAGGTCATTTGTTGCCATTAAAAGCCGATCCTTATGGCGTGCAAACACAATATCGCCCAGATACGAGTTCGGTGATCAGCGCGGAACAAGCGTTTTCGTGGCATGATAGACTTTGGATGGAGCAACGAGCAGCACGCCATGCGCGAGATGCGGCTATTTCAATCTACGAAGTCCATTTAGGTTCATGGCAAAAAGACGAGCATAATGAATTTTTAAATTATCGAGAGCTTGCCAATCGCCTTATTCCTTACACTTTAGATATGGGGTTTACTCATATTCAATTAATGCCAGTTAGTGAATACCCTTTTGATGGCTCATGGGGTTACCAGCCAGTTGGTTTGTTTGCACCAACGGCTCGTTTTGGCACACCGGAAGACTTTAAATATTTTGTCGATGCATGTCATAGTGCAGGCTTAGGATTGTTAATTGACTGGGTACCAGGTCATTTCCCTGTAGACTCGCACGGTTTAGCTAAGTTCGATGGCACTTGTCTGTACGAACATGAAGATATGCGCAAAGGTTTTCATCCCGACTGGAATACCTTGATATATAACTATGGCAGAACTGAAGTTGCTAATTTTTTGCGAGCCAGTGCGTTGCATTGGCTTGATACCTATCATGTTGATGGTATTCGAGTCGATGCCGTAGCATCCATGCTTTATCTTGATTACAGTCGAGAAGATGGTGAGTGGCTTCCTAATGAGCACGGTGGTAACGAAAACCTTGAAGCAGTCGCATTCATCAAGGCATTCAATGAGGAGTTGTATGCTGATTATCCAGGCGCTTTTTCTGTTGCAGAGGAGTCCACATCATGGCCGTCGGTGTCACGTCCAACCTCAATGGGAGGCCTAGGCTTTGGCTATAAGTGGAACATGGGCTGGATGAACGATACGTTACAATACATCAGTAGAGACCCTATTCATCGCCAACACCACCATAATGAAATCAGCTTCGGTTTGGTTTATGCGTTTGATGAAAACTTTATTTTACCAATAAGTCACGATGAGGTCGTGCATGGCAAAGGTTCTATCCTTGGTCGCATGCCAGGCGATGAATGGCAACGTTTTGCCAATTTGCGCGCATATTACGGTTTCATGTGGACCCATCCAGGTAAAAAACTGCTGTTTATGGGGAGCGAATTCGCTCAGCAAGCCGAGTGGAACTTTGAACACTCTTTAGATTGGCACTTACTTGAGTACGATAACCACAAAGGTATCCAGCAATTAGTTAAAGACCTCAACAAACTTTACAAATCGATACCCGCATTACATCAAAAAGATTGTGAGCATGATGGATTTCAATGGATTGATTATGAAAATTCCAGTCAATCGATATTCAGTTACATCCGTTATGGAGAGGCGGGAACCAATCCGGTACTGGTGGTTTGTAATTTTACCCCAACCGTTCATCACCAGTTTCGTATTGGTACGCCACTCGCAGGGTTTGCTAAAGAAGTGTTTAACTCAGATGCTAGCTTGTATGGTGGCAGTAATGTTGGCAATGTTTATGGTTGCGCGAGTCAATATATTGCATCTCATGGCTTTGAACATTCATTTGAAATATCTATACCTCCATTAGCAACCTTGGTATTTGAAATACAATCTTAA